The following proteins come from a genomic window of Actinomycetota bacterium:
- a CDS encoding ATPase, protein ELRNVLPEEFRQARWIVKEREGMIEESKRQSERIIREAKERADMLVNETEILKNATRKSEDMLAVAEARSRTIRLEAEDYADEKLANLEAALHKILSAIEKGREQFKSGLSSESRE, encoded by the coding sequence CGAACTGAGAAATGTTCTTCCTGAAGAATTCAGACAGGCAAGATGGATAGTAAAGGAAAGAGAAGGCATGATAGAAGAATCCAAGCGGCAGTCAGAAAGAATAATCAGGGAAGCAAAGGAAAGAGCTGATATGCTTGTAAACGAAACTGAGATTTTAAAGAATGCCACCAGAAAATCAGAAGACATGCTTGCAGTTGCAGAAGCAAGATCAAGAACTATAAGGCTTGAAGCAGAAGACTATGCAGATGAAAAGCTTGCCAACCTTGAAGCTGCTCTTCATAAAATTCTGTCTGCTATTGAAAAAGGAAGGGAACAATTCAAGTCCGGACTTAGCTCTGAAAGCCGGGAGTGA